The Hyphomicrobium sp. MC1 genome window below encodes:
- a CDS encoding response regulator, translated as MPTLLAIDDSPSVRQMIRVTFVSAGFDIIEASDGLEGLQKATSNLVDIVVTDLNMPRMNGLAFIRHLRARPSYHGLPIIVLTTESDQAARKEASAAGASAWITKPFSAQGLLDIASGFLK; from the coding sequence ATGCCGACACTGCTCGCGATCGATGATTCGCCAAGCGTCCGGCAGATGATCCGGGTAACATTCGTAAGCGCCGGCTTCGATATCATAGAAGCATCCGACGGGCTCGAGGGCCTGCAAAAGGCGACGTCCAATCTCGTCGACATCGTCGTGACGGATCTCAACATGCCACGAATGAACGGCCTCGCGTTCATTCGGCATTTGCGCGCGCGACCATCCTATCACGGTCTGCCCATTATCGTATTGACAACCGAGTCCGATCAGGCCGCGCGTAAAGAAGCCAGTGCCGCGGGCGCGTCGGCGTGGATCACTAAGCCGTTCAGCGCACAGGGGCTTCTCGATATCGCGAGCGGATTTTTGAAATGA
- a CDS encoding bifunctional diguanylate cyclase/phosphodiesterase, with product MIEFSGSESEHELIVRLSQLAICDPLTGLHNRGTLKELFARILEQATIDRQTVGILYIDLDDFRAVNKLHGQAVGDVIISRIANRLRSISSDTDTIVRTGGDEFLLISPSDKPDCEFSAKAHHIVDTLREPHVLENGKTIRVTACVGTALFPIHGADHEELIAAAELALHHAKKIGDEVMAFSPEMLNTEHRRLIFEHDVSLSLERGELSLAFQPQAEASTSAISGFEALARWQHPDFGPVSPADFIPAAEASGAIGAIGAYVLREACREASSWKNGLRIAVNVSPVQIERGDFVQVVRNALIETGLAPERLEIEVTESLFIQNLAYASKVLTGVKDLGVSVALDDFGTGYSSLGTLRAFPFDRIKIDRSFVFDMVRNSNAAAIVDSVLGLGRAMGLTVVAEGVETEEQLKLLRTLGCQQIQGYLIGKPMPAGHYAAVTGKVSNHTSPVMV from the coding sequence ATGATCGAATTCTCCGGCTCAGAATCTGAGCATGAACTTATCGTACGTCTCAGTCAGCTGGCGATTTGTGATCCGTTGACTGGCCTACACAATCGCGGAACGCTCAAAGAATTATTCGCAAGAATTCTCGAGCAAGCGACGATCGACCGGCAAACCGTCGGAATTCTCTATATCGACCTCGACGATTTTCGTGCCGTTAACAAGTTGCATGGCCAGGCGGTCGGAGATGTCATCATCAGCCGCATCGCCAACCGTCTGCGTTCGATCTCTAGCGACACCGACACGATCGTGCGCACCGGCGGCGACGAATTTTTGCTGATCTCCCCCAGCGATAAACCGGACTGCGAGTTTAGCGCGAAGGCGCATCACATCGTTGACACGCTGCGCGAGCCCCACGTCCTCGAAAACGGCAAGACGATCCGCGTCACGGCTTGTGTCGGCACCGCACTCTTTCCCATCCACGGGGCCGATCATGAGGAGTTAATCGCCGCGGCCGAATTGGCGCTCCACCACGCCAAGAAAATCGGCGATGAGGTCATGGCGTTTTCCCCTGAGATGCTGAATACAGAGCACCGGCGTCTGATCTTCGAACATGACGTCAGCCTCTCGCTGGAACGGGGCGAGCTTTCCCTCGCCTTCCAACCCCAGGCGGAAGCCTCAACGTCCGCCATCAGTGGATTTGAAGCGCTTGCGCGTTGGCAGCATCCCGATTTTGGTCCGGTGTCTCCCGCCGATTTTATCCCCGCGGCCGAGGCATCCGGAGCCATCGGCGCCATCGGCGCCTATGTCCTGCGTGAGGCTTGCCGCGAAGCCTCCTCGTGGAAAAACGGTCTTCGCATTGCTGTCAACGTATCGCCCGTGCAAATCGAACGCGGCGATTTCGTACAGGTCGTCAGAAACGCGCTCATCGAAACCGGTTTGGCGCCGGAACGCCTTGAAATCGAAGTGACCGAGAGCCTGTTCATCCAGAACCTCGCTTACGCGTCGAAGGTTCTCACTGGGGTTAAGGACCTCGGCGTCAGCGTTGCGCTCGATGACTTCGGCACCGGCTATTCGTCGCTCGGCACGCTCCGCGCTTTCCCGTTCGACCGCATCAAGATCGATCGGAGTTTCGTCTTCGATATGGTTCGCAATTCCAACGCGGCTGCAATCGTCGATTCCGTGCTTGGGCTTGGACGCGCGATGGGTTTGACGGTCGTTGCTGAAGGCGTCGAAACAGAAGAACAACTGAAACTTCTACGAACGCTCGGATGCCAGCAGATCCAGGGCTATCTTATCGGCAAGCCGATGCCGGCGGGACATTACGCCGCCGTCACCGGTAAAGTCTCCAATCATACATCGCCAGTTATGGTCTGA